A single window of Polyodon spathula isolate WHYD16114869_AA chromosome 2, ASM1765450v1, whole genome shotgun sequence DNA harbors:
- the LOC121306227 gene encoding cytochrome c oxidase subunit 7C, mitochondrial-like — MFGQAVRRFTTSAIRRSHYGEGPGKNLPFSIENKWRLLGMMVVFFGSGFAFPFIVVRHQLLKK, encoded by the exons ATGTTTGGTCAAGCTGTCCGCAGGTTCACCACGTCTGCTATTCGCAGGTCTCATTATGGAGAGGGACCAGGAAAG AACCTTCCTTTCTCTATTGAGAACAAGTGGAGGCTGTTGGGGATGATGGTCGTGTTCTTTGGCAGCGGATTTGCTTTCCCCTTCATTGTTGTCAGACACCAGCTGCTGAAGAAGTGA